In Bacteroides coprosuis DSM 18011, the following are encoded in one genomic region:
- a CDS encoding 30S ribosomal protein S17 (COGs: COG0186 Ribosomal protein S17~InterPro IPR019984:IPR000266~KEGG: bvu:BVU_0796 30S ribosomal protein S17~PFAM: Ribosomal protein S17~SPTR: 30S ribosomal protein S17 1;~TIGRFAM: Ribosomal protein S17, bacterial-type~IMG reference gene:2504105893~PFAM: Ribosomal protein S17~TIGRFAM: 30S ribosomal protein S17) gives MEARNLRKTRIGVVLSDRMDKTITVAAKFKEKHPMYGKFVSKTKKYYAHDEKNECNVGDTVSIMETRPLSKTKRWRLVEIVERAK, from the coding sequence ATGGAAGCAAGAAATTTAAGAAAAACAAGAATAGGGGTAGTTTTAAGTGATCGTATGGATAAAACTATTACGGTAGCAGCTAAGTTCAAAGAAAAACACCCTATGTACGGTAAATTCGTTAGTAAAACGAAAAAGTACTATGCTCATGATGAGAAAAACGAATGCAATGTAGGTGATACAGTTAGCATTATGGAAACTCGTCCATTGAGTAAAACAAAAAGATGGAGATTAGTAGAAATAGTCGAAAGAGCTAAGTAA
- a CDS encoding 30S ribosomal protein S14 (COGs: COG0199 Ribosomal protein S14~HAMAP: Ribosomal protein S14, bacterial/plastid~InterPro IPR023036:IPR001209~KEGG: pgn:PGN_1855 30S ribosomal protein S14~PFAM: Ribosomal protein S14~SPTR: Putative uncharacterized protein;~IMG reference gene:2504105889~PFAM: Ribosomal protein S14p/S29e) produces the protein MAKESMKAREVKRAKLVAKYAEKRAELKAAGDYDELQKLPRNASPVRLHNRCTMTGRPRGYMRQFGISRIQFREMASNGLIPGVKKASW, from the coding sequence ATGGCAAAAGAATCAATGAAAGCACGCGAAGTAAAGCGTGCTAAATTAGTAGCCAAATATGCCGAAAAGAGAGCAGAGCTAAAAGCAGCAGGTGATTATGATGAGTTACAGAAGCTTCCAAGAAATGCTTCTCCAGTAAGACTTCATAACCGTTGCACAATGACTGGTCGTCCTAGAGGTTATATGCGTCAGTTTGGTATTTCAAGAATTCAATTTCGTGAAATGGCATCTAACGGTTTAATCCCTGGTGTAAAAAAGGCAAGTTGGTAA
- a CDS encoding ribosomal protein L2 (COGs: COG0090 Ribosomal protein L2~InterPro IPR005880:IPR022666:IPR022669~KEGG: bvu:BVU_0802 50S ribosomal protein L2~PFAM: Ribosomal protein L2, C-terminal; Ribosomal Proteins L2, RNA binding domain~SPTR: 50S ribosomal protein L2;~TIGRFAM: Ribosomal protein L2, bacterial-type~IMG reference gene:2504105899~PFAM: Ribosomal Proteins L2, RNA binding domain; Ribosomal Proteins L2, C-terminal domain~TIGRFAM: ribosomal protein L2, bacterial/organellar): protein MAVRKMKPITPGQRHKIIGTFEEITARVPEKSLVTGKRATGGRNAKGRMTMRYLGGGHRRKLRFIDFKRNKDGVPAVVKSIEYDPNRSARIALLYYADGEKRYIIAPNGLQVGATLLSGETASPEIGNALPLANIPVGTVIHNIELRPGQGAALVRSAGNYAQLTSREGRYCVIKLPSGEVRQILSACKATIGSVGNSDHALERSGKAGRTRWLGRRPRTRGVVMNPVDHPMGGGEGKASGGHPRSRNGLYAKGLKTRAPKKHSSKYIIERRK from the coding sequence ATGGCAGTACGTAAAATGAAGCCCATTACACCGGGGCAAAGACATAAAATTATTGGTACTTTTGAAGAAATTACTGCACGTGTACCAGAGAAATCTCTTGTAACAGGTAAAAGAGCTACAGGTGGTAGAAATGCTAAAGGCCGCATGACAATGCGTTACCTTGGTGGTGGCCATCGTAGAAAACTACGTTTTATCGATTTCAAGAGAAATAAAGACGGTGTTCCAGCAGTAGTAAAGTCAATTGAGTATGATCCAAATCGTTCGGCTCGTATCGCGTTATTGTATTACGCTGATGGTGAAAAAAGATATATAATTGCTCCCAATGGATTGCAAGTTGGTGCGACTTTATTGTCAGGTGAAACTGCATCTCCAGAAATCGGAAATGCTCTTCCTCTAGCAAATATTCCAGTGGGTACTGTGATTCACAACATTGAATTACGTCCAGGTCAAGGAGCAGCCTTAGTAAGATCAGCAGGTAACTATGCTCAGCTTACTTCAAGAGAAGGAAGATATTGTGTAATCAAATTACCTTCAGGAGAAGTTCGCCAAATACTAAGTGCTTGTAAAGCGACTATTGGTAGTGTTGGTAACTCAGATCACGCATTGGAAAGATCAGGTAAGGCTGGTCGTACAAGATGGTTAGGACGTCGTCCACGCACAAGAGGTGTGGTAATGAACCCAGTTGATCACCCAATGGGTGGTGGTGAAGGTAAAGCTTCAGGAGGTCACCCAAGATCACGTAATGGCTTATATGCTAAGGGTCTTAAGACAAGAGCTCCTAAGAAACATTCATCTAAGTACATTATTGAGAGAAGAAAGTAA
- a CDS encoding ribosomal protein L29 (InterPro IPR001854~KEGG: bth:BT_2719 50S ribosomal protein L29~PFAM: Ribosomal protein L29~SPTR: 50S ribosomal protein L29;~TIGRFAM: Ribosomal protein L29~IMG reference gene:2504105894~PFAM: Ribosomal L29 protein~TIGRFAM: ribosomal protein L29), with translation MKIAEIREMSTADLAERIEAEKANLQQVVLNHAISPLENPAEIKSLRRAIARMISDLRQRELNNK, from the coding sequence ATGAAAATTGCAGAAATTAGAGAAATGTCGACTGCTGATTTAGCAGAAAGAATCGAGGCAGAAAAAGCTAATTTACAACAAGTTGTTTTAAATCATGCTATTTCTCCTTTAGAAAACCCTGCAGAAATTAAATCATTACGCAGGGCTATTGCGCGTATGATATCTGACTTACGCCAGAGAGAACTTAACAATAAATGA
- a CDS encoding ribosomal protein L22 (COGs: COG0091 Ribosomal protein L22~InterPro IPR005727:IPR001063~KEGG: bfr:BF4176 50S ribosomal protein L22~PFAM: Ribosomal protein L22/L17~SPTR: 50S ribosomal protein L22;~TIGRFAM: Ribosomal protein L22, bacterial-type~IMG reference gene:2504105897~PFAM: Ribosomal protein L22p/L17e~TIGRFAM: ribosomal protein L22, bacterial type) gives MGARKKISADRRKEARKTMYFAKMNNVPTSPRKMRYVADMIRGMEVNKALGVLKFSSKEAAQRVEKLLRSAIANWEQKNERKAETGELYVTKIFVDGGAMLKRMRPAPQGRAYRIRKRSNHVTLFVDSKNTNEDQN, from the coding sequence ATGGGAGCAAGAAAAAAAATATCGGCTGATAGAAGAAAAGAAGCCCGTAAGACCATGTATTTTGCGAAGATGAATAATGTTCCTACATCTCCACGAAAAATGCGCTATGTAGCTGATATGATTCGTGGGATGGAAGTAAACAAAGCACTTGGTGTGTTGAAGTTTTCTTCTAAAGAAGCTGCTCAAAGAGTTGAGAAACTTTTACGTTCAGCTATCGCTAACTGGGAACAAAAAAATGAGCGAAAAGCAGAAACTGGTGAACTATATGTAACTAAAATCTTTGTTGATGGTGGTGCTATGCTAAAACGTATGAGACCAGCTCCACAAGGTAGAGCTTACAGAATTCGTAAACGTTCTAATCATGTTACGCTATTCGTTGATTCTAAAAATACTAACGAAGATCAAAATTAA
- a CDS encoding ribosomal protein S8 (COGs: COG0096 Ribosomal protein S8~InterPro IPR000630~KEGG: bvu:BVU_0791 30S ribosomal protein S8~PFAM: Ribosomal protein S8~SPTR: 30S ribosomal protein S8;~IMG reference gene:2504105888~PFAM: Ribosomal protein S8), translating to MTDPIADYLTRLRNAIIANHRVVEIPASNLKKDITKILFEKGYILNYKFVEDGPQGTIKIALKYDKVNKVNAIKKLTRVSTPGLRQYTGYKDMPRVINGLGIAIISTSKGVITDKEASELKVGGEVLCYVY from the coding sequence ATGACTGATCCAATAGCAGACTACTTAACGAGATTAAGAAATGCAATTATTGCAAATCACAGAGTAGTTGAAATTCCTGCTTCAAACTTAAAAAAAGATATCACTAAGATTCTTTTTGAAAAAGGTTACATCCTTAATTATAAGTTTGTTGAAGATGGTCCTCAAGGTACCATCAAAATTGCATTGAAATACGATAAAGTAAACAAAGTAAATGCAATTAAAAAATTAACTAGAGTATCTACTCCAGGTTTACGTCAGTATACTGGATATAAAGATATGCCACGTGTTATTAACGGTTTGGGTATTGCTATAATATCTACTTCCAAGGGTGTAATAACTGATAAAGAAGCTTCCGAACTAAAAGTTGGCGGTGAAGTTTTATGTTACGTATATTAA
- a CDS encoding ribosomal protein S5 (COGs: COG0098 Ribosomal protein S5~InterPro IPR005712:IPR013810:IPR005324~KEGG: bth:BT_2710 30S ribosomal protein S5~PFAM: Ribosomal protein S5, N-terminal; Ribosomal protein S5, C-terminal~SPTR: 30S ribosomal protein S5;~TIGRFAM: Ribosomal protein S5, bacterial-type~IMG reference gene:2504105885~PFAM: Ribosomal protein S5, N-terminal domain; Ribosomal protein S5, C-terminal domain~TIGRFAM: ribosomal protein S5, bacterial/organelle type) translates to MARNRVKNANDVELKDRLVAINRVAKVTKGGRTFSFSAIVVVGNEDGLVGWGLGKAGEVTSAISKAVESAKKNLIKVPVLNGTVPHEQSARFAGAEVFIKPASHGTGVVAGGAMRAVLESVGITDVLAKSKGSSNPHNLVKATVLALEELRDARMVAQNRGISVERVFKG, encoded by the coding sequence ATGGCAAGAAATAGAGTTAAAAATGCTAACGATGTAGAACTAAAAGATAGACTTGTTGCTATTAACCGTGTTGCTAAAGTAACTAAAGGTGGTAGAACTTTTAGTTTCTCAGCAATTGTGGTCGTAGGTAATGAGGATGGTCTTGTTGGTTGGGGACTAGGTAAAGCTGGTGAAGTAACATCTGCTATTTCTAAAGCTGTTGAATCAGCTAAGAAAAACCTTATTAAAGTTCCTGTTTTAAACGGTACTGTACCTCACGAACAATCAGCTCGTTTTGCTGGTGCTGAAGTATTTATCAAACCAGCTTCTCATGGTACAGGTGTTGTAGCCGGTGGTGCTATGCGTGCTGTTCTTGAAAGTGTTGGTATTACTGACGTTTTAGCAAAATCAAAAGGTTCTTCTAACCCTCACAACTTAGTAAAAGCTACAGTGTTAGCTCTTGAAGAGTTACGTGATGCAAGAATGGTTGCTCAAAATAGAGGAATTAGTGTTGAACGAGTTTTTAAAGGATAG
- a CDS encoding ribosomal protein L6 (COGs: COG0097 Ribosomal protein L6P/L9E~InterPro IPR019906:IPR020040~KEGG: bfs:BF3988 50S ribosomal protein L6~PFAM: Ribosomal protein L6, alpha-beta domain~SPTR: 50S ribosomal protein L6;~TIGRFAM: Ribosomal protein L6, bacterial-type~IMG reference gene:2504105887~PFAM: Ribosomal protein L6~TIGRFAM: ribosomal protein L6, bacterial type) — protein sequence MSRIGKLPISIPAGVTVGIDNNVVTVKGPKGELTQTLHSSIAVTIENDEVVLSRNSDDKQERAYHGLYRALINNMVIGVSEGYSKQMELVGVGFRAATQPGNILELNLGFTHSILLKLPSQIKVEAKSERNKNPLILLESCDKHLLGQVCAKIRSFRKPEPYKGKGVKFVGEEIRRKSGKAAAAK from the coding sequence ATGTCAAGAATAGGAAAATTACCCATTAGTATACCCGCTGGAGTTACTGTAGGCATTGATAATAATGTTGTTACTGTAAAAGGTCCAAAGGGAGAGTTAACTCAAACTCTTCATTCTTCAATAGCTGTTACTATTGAAAATGATGAAGTAGTGTTGAGTCGTAATAGTGATGATAAACAAGAACGTGCATATCACGGTCTTTACCGTGCACTAATAAACAATATGGTTATTGGTGTATCAGAAGGTTATTCAAAACAAATGGAACTTGTTGGTGTTGGTTTCCGTGCGGCAACTCAACCAGGTAATATTCTAGAGTTAAACCTAGGATTTACTCATAGCATTCTATTGAAATTACCTTCTCAGATTAAAGTTGAAGCTAAATCTGAAAGAAATAAGAATCCTCTTATTTTGCTCGAATCTTGTGACAAGCATTTACTTGGCCAAGTTTGTGCTAAAATACGTTCTTTCCGTAAACCAGAACCTTATAAAGGTAAAGGTGTTAAATTTGTTGGCGAAGAAATTCGTAGAAAATCTGGTAAAGCTGCTGCAGCTAAATAA
- a CDS encoding ribosomal protein L18 (COGs: COG0256 Ribosomal protein L18~InterPro IPR004389:IPR005484~KEGG: bvu:BVU_0789 50S ribosomal protein L18~PFAM: Ribosomal protein L18/L5~SPTR: 50S ribosomal protein L18;~TIGRFAM: Ribosomal protein L18, bacterial~IMG reference gene:2504105886~PFAM: Ribosomal L18p/L5e family~TIGRFAM: ribosomal protein L18, bacterial type) — translation MTTKIERRRKIRYRVRNKISGTSSCPRMSVFRSNKQIYVQIIDDLSGKTLVSASSLGLNLAANKDQATKVGETIATKAIEAGISTVVFDRSGYLYHGRIKELADAARKGGLKF, via the coding sequence ATGACAACAAAAATAGAAAGACGAAGAAAAATAAGATATAGGGTTAGAAATAAGATTTCTGGAACTTCTTCTTGTCCAAGAATGAGCGTTTTCAGAAGTAATAAGCAAATTTACGTGCAGATTATTGATGACCTATCTGGTAAAACATTGGTTTCAGCTTCTTCATTAGGTCTTAACTTAGCTGCTAACAAAGATCAAGCAACTAAAGTTGGTGAAACTATTGCTACAAAAGCAATTGAAGCTGGTATTTCAACTGTAGTTTTTGACCGTAGTGGTTATTTATATCATGGTAGAATTAAAGAGTTGGCTGATGCTGCTCGTAAAGGAGGTCTTAAATTTTAA
- a CDS encoding ribosomal protein L5 (COGs: COG0094 Ribosomal protein L5~InterPro IPR002132~KEGG: bth:BT_2715 50S ribosomal protein L5~PFAM: Ribosomal protein L5~SPTR: Putative uncharacterized protein;~IMG reference gene:2504105890~PFAM: ribosomal L5P family C-terminus; Ribosomal protein L5) — protein MSNTASLKKEYVERIVPALQSQFQYTSAMQVPKLTKIVINQGLGQAVADKKIIDVAINEISAITGQKAVATISRKDISNFKLRKQMPIGVMVTLRRERMYEFLEKLVRVALPRIRDFKGINSKFDGRGNYTLGIQEQIIFPEINIDSITKILGMNITFVTSAETDEEGYALLKEFGLPFKQAK, from the coding sequence ATGAGTAATACTGCAAGCCTTAAGAAAGAATATGTAGAGCGTATTGTGCCTGCATTACAGTCACAATTCCAGTATACTTCAGCTATGCAAGTTCCAAAGCTAACTAAGATCGTTATTAACCAAGGTCTTGGTCAAGCAGTAGCTGATAAAAAAATTATTGATGTAGCTATTAATGAAATATCTGCAATTACAGGACAGAAAGCTGTTGCTACTATTTCCCGTAAGGATATTTCTAACTTTAAGTTGCGTAAACAAATGCCTATTGGTGTTATGGTCACTTTACGTCGTGAACGTATGTACGAATTTCTTGAAAAACTAGTTCGTGTAGCTTTGCCTCGTATCCGTGACTTTAAGGGTATTAATAGTAAATTCGATGGCCGTGGTAATTATACCTTAGGTATTCAGGAACAAATTATTTTCCCTGAAATAAATATCGATAGCATTACTAAAATTCTCGGAATGAATATTACCTTTGTAACTTCTGCAGAAACAGATGAAGAAGGTTATGCATTGTTGAAAGAGTTTGGTTTACCTTTTAAACAAGCTAAATAA
- a CDS encoding ribosomal protein L14 (COGs: COG0093 Ribosomal protein L14~InterPro IPR005745:IPR000218~KEGG: bvu:BVU_0795 50S ribosomal protein L14~PFAM: Ribosomal protein L14b/L23e~SPTR: 50S ribosomal protein L14;~TIGRFAM: Ribosomal protein L14, bacterial-type~IMG reference gene:2504105892~PFAM: Ribosomal protein L14p/L23e~TIGRFAM: ribosomal protein L14, bacterial/organelle): MIQSESRLVVCDNSGAREVMCIRVLGGTRRRYASVGDVIVVSVKSVIPSSDIKKGAVSKALIVRTKKEIRRADGSYIRFDDNACVLLNSAGEIRGSRIFGPVARELRSKNMKVVSLAPEVL; encoded by the coding sequence ATGATACAATCAGAATCCAGACTTGTAGTATGTGATAATAGTGGAGCAAGAGAAGTGATGTGTATTCGCGTATTAGGTGGAACACGTCGTCGCTATGCTTCTGTAGGGGATGTAATTGTCGTATCTGTTAAGAGCGTAATCCCTTCAAGTGATATTAAAAAAGGTGCAGTATCAAAGGCTTTGATCGTACGTACTAAGAAGGAAATCCGTCGTGCTGATGGTTCCTATATACGTTTTGATGACAATGCTTGCGTTTTATTAAATAGCGCAGGTGAGATTAGAGGTAGTCGTATCTTCGGGCCTGTTGCAAGAGAACTTCGTTCAAAGAATATGAAAGTTGTATCTTTAGCACCAGAGGTACTTTAA
- a CDS encoding ribosomal protein S19 (COGs: COG0185 Ribosomal protein S19~InterPro IPR005732:IPR002222~KEGG: bvu:BVU_0801 30S ribosomal protein S19~PFAM: Ribosomal protein S19/S15~SPTR: 30S ribosomal protein S19;~TIGRFAM: Ribosomal protein S19, bacterial-type~IMG reference gene:2504105898~PFAM: Ribosomal protein S19~TIGRFAM: ribosomal protein S19, bacterial/organelle) → MSRSLKKGPYIDIKLEKKILEMNENGKSNVVKTWARASMISPDFVGHTIAVHNGNKFIPVYVTENMVGHKLGEFAQTRTFKGHSGNRK, encoded by the coding sequence ATGAGTCGTTCATTAAAAAAAGGTCCATATATCGACATCAAACTTGAGAAGAAAATTCTTGAAATGAATGAAAACGGCAAGTCAAATGTCGTTAAAACATGGGCTAGAGCTTCAATGATTTCCCCAGATTTTGTGGGACACACAATTGCAGTTCACAATGGAAATAAATTTATTCCTGTTTATGTTACTGAGAACATGGTAGGTCACAAGTTAGGCGAATTTGCTCAAACTCGTACTTTCAAAGGTCACTCAGGTAACAGAAAATAG
- a CDS encoding ribosomal protein L24 (COGs: COG0198 Ribosomal protein L24~InterPro IPR003256:IPR005824~KEGG: bvu:BVU_0794 50S ribosomal protein L24~PFAM: KOW~SMART: KOW~SPTR: 50S ribosomal protein L24;~TIGRFAM: Ribosomal protein L24~IMG reference gene:2504105891~PFAM: KOW motif~TIGRFAM: ribosomal protein L24, bacterial/organelle), which translates to MSKLHIKKGDTVYVNTGKDKGKTGKVLQVLVNESRAIVEGVNLVSKSTKPSAANPQGGIVKQEASIHISNLNVVDPKSGKPTRIGRKREGSNGPIVRYSKKSGEEIK; encoded by the coding sequence ATGAGTAAATTACATATAAAAAAGGGCGATACAGTTTACGTCAACACAGGTAAGGACAAAGGCAAAACAGGTAAAGTTTTGCAAGTCCTTGTCAATGAAAGTAGAGCTATTGTAGAAGGTGTTAATTTAGTATCTAAAAGTACTAAACCTAGTGCAGCTAATCCTCAAGGAGGAATTGTTAAACAAGAAGCATCTATTCATATTTCTAACTTGAACGTAGTTGATCCAAAATCTGGCAAACCAACTAGAATTGGACGTAAGAGAGAAGGTTCTAATGGACCAATAGTACGTTATTCAAAAAAATCAGGGGAGGAGATTAAATAA
- a CDS encoding 50S ribosomal protein L16 (COGs: COG0197 Ribosomal protein L16/L10E~HAMAP: Ribosomal protein L16~InterPro IPR000114:IPR016180~KEGG: bfs:BF3996 50S ribosomal protein L16~PFAM: Ribosomal protein L10e/L16~SPTR: 50S ribosomal protein L16;~TIGRFAM: Ribosomal protein L16~manually curated~IMG reference gene:2504105895~PFAM: Ribosomal protein L16p/L10e~TIGRFAM: ribosomal protein L16, bacterial/organelle) yields MLQPKKTKFRRQQKGRMKGNAQRGHQLAFGSFGIKALQEKWITGRQIEAARIAVTRYMQRQGQIWIRIFPDKPITKKPAEVRMGKGKGSPEGFVAPVSPGRILIEVEGVPYEVAKEALRLAAQKLPVTTKFIVRRDFDINEKA; encoded by the coding sequence ATGTTACAACCAAAAAAGACTAAATTCAGAAGACAGCAAAAAGGACGTATGAAGGGCAATGCCCAAAGAGGTCATCAGCTTGCTTTCGGTTCTTTTGGTATTAAAGCTTTACAAGAAAAGTGGATTACTGGAAGACAAATTGAAGCAGCTCGTATTGCTGTTACTAGATATATGCAGCGTCAAGGACAAATATGGATTCGTATCTTCCCTGACAAACCAATCACTAAGAAACCAGCAGAAGTACGTATGGGTAAGGGTAAAGGTTCTCCAGAAGGCTTCGTTGCTCCTGTTTCACCAGGTAGAATTCTTATTGAAGTAGAAGGGGTTCCATATGAAGTAGCTAAAGAAGCTTTACGCTTAGCTGCACAAAAACTTCCTGTAACTACGAAGTTTATTGTAAGACGCGACTTTGATATTAATGAAAAAGCCTAA
- a CDS encoding ribosomal protein S3 (COGs: COG0092 Ribosomal protein S3~InterProIPR005704:IPR008282:IPR004044:IPR001351:IPR 004087~KEGG: bfs:BF3997 30S ribosomal protein S3~PFAM: Ribosomal protein S3, C-terminal; Ribosomal protein S3, N-terminal; K Homology, type 2~SMART: K Homology~SPTR: 30S ribosomal protein S3;~TIGRFAM: Ribosomal protein S3, bacterial~IMG reference gene:2504105896~PFAM: KH domain; Ribosomal protein S3, C-terminal domain; Ribosomal protein S3, N-terminal domain~TIGRFAM: ribosomal protein S3, bacterial type): MGQKVNPISNRLGIIRGWDSNWYGGNDYRDNLYEDSKIRKYLTARLSRASVSRVVIERTLKLVTITICTARPGIIIGKGGSEVDKLKEELKSLTSKDIQINIFEVRRPELDAVIVANNIARQLEGKIAYRRAVKMAIANTMRMGAEGIKIQISGRLNGAEMARSEMFKEGRTPLHTFRADIDYCHAEALTKVGLLGVKVWICRGEVFEKRDLAPNFTQTKESGRRGGKNFRRKKNNR; encoded by the coding sequence ATGGGACAAAAAGTTAATCCAATAAGTAACCGCTTAGGAATTATCAGAGGATGGGATTCTAACTGGTATGGTGGAAATGATTATCGCGATAATTTATACGAAGATAGCAAAATCCGTAAGTACCTTACTGCTAGACTTTCAAGAGCTAGTGTTTCTAGAGTCGTTATCGAGCGTACACTAAAATTAGTTACTATCACTATCTGTACTGCTAGACCAGGAATTATCATTGGTAAAGGTGGTTCAGAAGTTGATAAGTTAAAAGAAGAATTGAAATCTCTTACAAGCAAAGATATTCAAATCAATATTTTTGAAGTAAGAAGACCAGAACTTGATGCTGTAATTGTTGCGAATAATATCGCTCGTCAGCTTGAAGGTAAGATTGCTTACCGCCGTGCAGTGAAAATGGCTATTGCTAACACTATGCGCATGGGTGCTGAAGGTATCAAAATTCAAATTTCTGGACGTTTAAACGGAGCTGAAATGGCTCGTTCAGAAATGTTTAAAGAGGGTAGAACTCCATTACATACATTTAGAGCTGATATTGACTATTGTCATGCTGAAGCTTTAACTAAGGTAGGTCTACTAGGTGTTAAAGTATGGATCTGTAGAGGCGAAGTTTTTGAGAAGAGAGATTTAGCTCCTAACTTTACACAAACAAAGGAAAGTGGACGTCGTGGTGGCAAAAACTTCCGTAGAAAGAAAAATAATCGCTAA